In Citrus sinensis cultivar Valencia sweet orange chromosome 2, DVS_A1.0, whole genome shotgun sequence, a single genomic region encodes these proteins:
- the LOC102620034 gene encoding probable transcription factor At1g11510, which yields MAPKKPNPMEEPPAASSSEEVEEDDDSSGSEEVSSSDGDGEEDAQEPAKTQSPPPQKSHKQSAVKKPEATPATPQTKSLSSGESESESESESEPDATPKPIATKPMEETPKVTKPRSKPLSSKRPNETEESAKDSKRAKKKSPEADPDEEEQKKPGEDTKKQLFQRLWSEDDEIVVLKGMTDYSTKKGLDPNQDMQGFYDYIKNSLHVDVSKAQLVDKIRRLKKKFENNLGKGKKKGEDRTFSKPHEQKAYDLSKKFWGGESTGGVIESAAKSNGKPKKNQNQKGNSKSLAALKAELTDGAEGDKMEVDNDKGNAVNKTVNLKDKDKVLFDKSLGVAGLEEFVLHDGLDMIEGAKKAELEERWKELQVAQLELFLQRNELIKEQAKLILEAMK from the coding sequence ATGGCACCGAAGAAGCCGAATCCGATGGAAGAACCTCCAGCTGCTTCTTCATCAGAAGAAGTGGAAGAAGACGACGACTCTTCGGGGTCAGAAGAAGTGTCGTCATCTGATGGCGATGGAGAAGAGGACGCTCAAGAGCCGGCAAAGACACAATCTCCTCCACCGCAAAAATCCCATAAGCAGTCGGCTGTTAAAAAGCCTGAAGCTACCCCAGCAACTCCTCAGACCAAGTCCCTCAGCTCCGGAGAATCTGAGTCGGAATCTGAATCCGAGTCCGAACCCGATGCTACTCCGAAGCCGATAGCCACCAAGCCTATGGAAGAAACTCCAAAAGTAACAAAACCCAGGTCTAAACCATTGTCGTCGAAACGCCCGAATGAGACCGAGGAGTCTGCAAAAGATTCGAAACGAGCTAAAAAGAAGAGTCCGGAGGCGGATCCGGACGAGGAGGAACAGAAAAAGCCTGGAGAGGATACAAAGAAGCAGCTTTTCCAAAGGCTGTGGAGTgaggatgatgaaattgtcGTGCTAAAGGGAATGACTGATTATTCGACAAAAAAGGGTCTTGATCCGAATCAAGATATGCAAGGTTTCTATGATTATATCAAGAATTCGCTTCACGTGGATGTTAGTAAAGCTCAATTGGTGGACAAGATTAGGAGATTGAAGAAAAAGTTTGAGAACAATCTTGGAAAAGGTAAAAAGAAAGGAGAAGATCGTACTTTTTCGAAGCCACACGAGCAGAAAGCCTATGATTTGTCTAAAAAGTTTTGGGGAGGTGAAAGTACTGGTGGAGTCATTGAATCAGCTGCTAAGTCTAATGGGAAACCAAAGAAGAATCAGAACCAAAAAGGGAATAGTAAGTCATTGGCGGCTTTGAAAGCAGAGTTGACTGACGGGGCAGAAGGAGATAAGATGGAAGTTGATAATGATAAAGGGAATGCTGTCAACAAGACTGTGAATTTGAAGGACAAAGACAAGGTTTTGTTTGATAAGAGTCTTGGTGTGGCTGGTTTGGAGGAGTTTGTGCTCCATGATGGATTGGACATGATTGAAGGAGCCAAAAAGGCCGAGTTGGAGGAAAGGTGGAAGGAATTGCAGGTTGCTCAGTTGGAGTTGTTCCTGCAGCGGAATGAGTTGATAAAGGAGCAGGCAAAGTTGATTTTGGAAGCCATGAAGTAA
- the LOC102620317 gene encoding oxygen-evolving enhancer protein 3, chloroplastic — MAQAMASMAGLRGSSHSQAVLEGSFQLSGPNRLNAPSNSRVAVARPGFTVRAQQASNEPETSRRAMLGLVAAGVASGSFVQAVLADATPIKVGPPPPPSGGLPGTLNSDEPRDLDLPLKERFFIQPLSPAQAAERAKASAKDILNVKELIDKKAWPYVQNDLRLRASYLRYDLNTIISAKPKDEKQSLKNLTGKLFQTIGNLDHAAKIKSTPEAEKYYAETVSTLNDVLSKVG; from the exons ATGGCACAAGCTATGGCGTCAATGGCTGGCTTACGTGGATCCTCCCACTCGCAGGCTGTTCTTGAAGGTAGCTTCCAGCTCAGTGGCCCAAACCGCTTGAACGCCCCTAGCAACAGCAGAGTTGCTGTGGCTCGCCCTGGTTTCACTGTTAGAGCCCAGCAGGCATCAAACGAGCCTGAAACTAGCCGCCGTGCTATGCTTGGTCTTGTTGCTGCAGGTGTGGCCTCAGGTTCCTTTGTTCAAGCTGTACTTGCTGATGCCACTCCCATCAAAGTTGGTCCTCCTCCCCCACCCTCTGGCGGATTGC CTGGAACGTTGAACTCTGATGAGCCAAGAGACCTGGATCTGCCACTGAAGGAGAGGTTCTTCATCCAACCACTTAGTCCAGCCCAGGCAGCAGAGAGAGCAAAGGCGTCAGCAAAGGATATTCTTAATGTCAAGGAATTAATAGACAAGAAGGCCTGGCCCTATGTTCAGAATGATCTCCGTCTCAGGGCCTCATACCTTCGCTATGACCTCAACACTATCATTTCTGCTAAGCCCAAAGATGAGAAACAATCCCTCAAGAACCTCACTGGAAAGCTCTTCCAGACCATCGGCAAT CTTGACCATGCGGCAAAGATTAAGAGCACTCCTGAAGCAGAGAAATACTATGCGGAGACTGTATCTACCCTGAACGATGTTCTCTCCAAGGTTGGCTAA